ACCACAAAACAACAAAGAAGGAACAGCGGTTCTAGGATCGCTAGTCTTTATGGCCTTATATGCCCTAGGTATTTGGCACAATGCTGTCCGAGGAAATATCCCTTTCCTCATTCTTTGGAGTGTTTTACTACTTGTTAATGTCAGATATTTGATTTTCCGTTTGAAAAAATAAAGAAAGAGCCAGATCTGTAAGAAATTCAGGTCTGGCTTATTTTTTTATATTCAATTATAACTTACCACTCGCTTTCTTCTGGGATAACAATCTAACAAATGATGTAGAATGGAAAACCTATTCCCAATAAGAAAATCGCTACAGCCCAGATAAGGCGAATAATGACAGGGTCAATGTCAAGATAATTGGCGATACCAGAACAAACACCGGCGATGATTTTGTTGTTTGAATCTCGTCTGAGTTCTTTTTTATATGATTTACCTCCGTATTTCCTTATTATACCATAACACCTTGAAGTCTAGTATGGGCTTTAAGGAAGCATGAAGTAGACAATCCCCATATATTGGAGAGTTGAAGCCAGCATGATGAAGAGGTGCCAAATCATGTGGAAGTATGTTTTTTTCTTAGCATAAAAAGCTGCCCCAACCGTGTATGACAATCCTCCAGCAAGCATGAGTCCCCAAAAGGCAGGCCCTGTCTTAGTGACGATAGCTGGAATAATGAAGATAACCAACCATCCCATCATCAGATAGAGGAAGAGGGAGAATTTTTCATTGATTTTTTTAGCAAAGATTTTATAGAGAATCCCAAAAATCGTTGTTCCCCATTGGAGGATGATGATGCTATAGCCTAGCCATCCGCCAACCAGTGAGAGTGCAACAGGGGTGTAGCTTCCAGCAATGGCGATATAAATCATACTGTGATCAATAATTCTCAAAACCATCTTGTGAGGTGAGTTGTAATCCATAGCATGATAGATAGCTGAGCTCAAGAACATGAGGAAGAGGCTGATGACAAAAACGGACATACCGACAGCAGCAGTCATGCCGTAGCCGTTGTTAGCATGAACGGCAGTAATTGGCAATAAGACCAGCATGGCAATGGCGCCGACAGCGTGTGTCACGCTGTTTGCCACTTCCTCACCAAAGCTAAGTTTTTTACTGAGTTTGAGGTTTTGAGAAGTGTTAAAAGTAGCAGTATTAGACATTGTTTCCTCCTTCAAGGTCGTTTAAAAGTTGATGGGTAGCTCGGTAGCATTGAAGCGTCTGACAGAATGAGAGTATGACTTGCGGAACTTCTTGGGGAAACTGACCATTCATACAGGCTATAAAGTCATTGTAGTAGCTCTTTTGACTTTCGGCATCTGGTCGTAGGATTTCTAAGGTTTTGGCAATCTCTGAAATCTCAAAGACGGTCTTCAGACTAGTAATGACAATGAGTCTGGCTACCTGAGCAGCATTATATTTTTCTTGATAGATTTTGCGATATGGCCATGTTTGACATAATTATTGACCATAGAGGCAGTTAGCCCCTTTTCGTTTGGTCCCAGAGTGCTTTGGGTGACCTGATTGACATAGAGCAAAACCTGATCCAAATAGAGTTCAATCTCTGGTAATTCTTCCCAGAGAGGGTATTGTTGTGTTGTCAAATTACAAAAACCTCTTTATCTAGTTTTCATAACTAGATTATAACATTATAGAAATTCAAGTAAAGTCAGAACTTAAAAGACAAGAAAAAAGATGACGGAATAAGAGGTTCCAACATCTTTTTTTTTTAGTCTTAAAAAGGTAAGTAATATTTTAAACTGCTACGGTATTCTTTTTAAGGATTTCTGAGTTTTTCCAAAATCGCTTGGGCAGTTTCCTGATTCATATGTTTGGCCTTGAGAAGCTCAGACAAAACGTGAGGCATCTCTTCTGGATTAGCACCAGCTAGTAGAGCTAGAGATTTAGCCTGAAGTTTCATATGTCCTGCTTGGATACCTGTTGAGGTAAGCGCTTTAAGAGCAGCAAGATTTTGTACCAAACCAAGAGAGACGATGATACCTGCTAGGGTTCTAGCATCTGGATGGTTGAGCAAGTCGTGGGCGATTGATACACTCGGATTAAGTCCAATAGAACCACCTCGGGTCGCGATTGGCATTGGTAGGGTTAATTCTCCCACCAGTTCCTTAGTTTCTTGATTATAGGTCCATGTCGATAGGCCACGATAGCTTCCGTCTTTGCTAGCATAGGCGTGGCACCCAGCCTCAACTGCTCGCCAATCATTGCCAGTCGCGATAACTAGGGCGTCGATACCATTGAAAATTCCCTTATTATGGGTAGCTGCTCGGTAAGGGTCGACCTGGGCCAATTGGCTAGCCAGTTCCATTTTTTTAGCAAAATTATGGGCCTCTGCCTTGTTACGACTGAGAAAGCGTGTGTTAAGACGACAGGTAGCTGTGACAAGACTTTCGGTAGCTAGGTTTGAGAGAATGGCCATGAGGCTTTGACCTTCCGAGAGATTTTCTAATTCTGGTACCAGGGCTTCCATCATGGTGTTGACCATATTGGCACCCATGGCTTCTTGAGTATCAACTGCCAAGTAGACAATGAGGAAATCTCCCTTGGTTTCAGTCCAGAGCTTGCGAGGACCACCCCCACGCTTAACAATAGAAGGGTAAGCTTCTTTGGCGATATCTATAAGTTTCTGACTAGCTGCTTGAATCTTACTTGCCGCAGTGGCTTTATCAGGGACATCAAAGAGGGCTACTTGCCCAATCATCTGCCGGTCATGAATCTTGGTTGTAAAGCCACCAGAACGCTTGATGAGCTTGCTAGCATAGGAAGCAGCAGCCACAACTGAAGGTTCCTCGGTAACCATGGGAACCTGATAGGTAACGCCATCTACCAATACATCTGGGCAAATGGCGAAGGGAAGTGTAAAGCGACCAATGACATTTTCAGCCATTTGATTAGCTGTTTCAAGAGTAAGCTGTTGGTCATTATCCAGAAGGTCTTGATTTTCCTGAGACAAAAGAGCATTATTTTTCAAATGCTCTTTGCGTTCTTGCAATGTCTTCTTGGAAAAACCAGTCCAAGAGAGTTTAGTCATTTTGATTTCCTTTATAGATACGTTGATGTTCAGAGATTTCAGTCAAACGGAAAGGTCCAGTTTGATAAGTATTGAATTGGGTTGAGCCAGTGTCATCCAATTGAACCTCTTCATAGAAAAGTTGCTCATAGTCAGCAACGCTCAAGTTATGGCGTTGGGCAAAGATATCTAGACGATCAGAACGAAGCATGTCTTTGTAGCCTTCCACTAAACGACCGGAGAAAATTTCAGAGACGGCTCCAGAACCATAAGAAAAGAAGCCTATCTTATCTCCTGTTTTAAGATTTTGTGACTGTTCAAGCAAAGAAAGAAGTCCAAGATAAAGTGATCCTGTATAGATATTTCCGATTTGTCGACTATAGGTAATAGAAGCTTCGAAGTTACTTGTGAGACGCTCTTTATTCTCTGGATTCAAATCTTTGGGAATAATCTTATTAAGTCCCTTAAGAGCCAATTTAGGATAAGGAAGGTGAAGGCAAAAAGCTGCAAAATCAGCAAAATCGACTTGATGACGTTCTTGATAAGCTACCCAAGTTGTCTTCAAACTATCAAGGTACTGCTTGTTTGAATAGATGCCTTGAACAAATGGCGTTGAACTATAGTTTGGACGCCAGAAGTCCATGACATCACGGGTTTGTGCCACATTGTCATCCGCAAGCTCTAAAATACGTGGATTCTGACTGACTAGCATGGCTACGGCACCAGCTCCCTGAGTAGATTCACCTGAGGATCCTACACCATAGCGGGCGATATCACTAGCGATAACCAGAACCTTGCTATTCGGGTGAGCTGCTACGTGCAATTTAGCGTAGTTAAGACCAGCAGTTGCTGCATAGCAAGCTTCCTTCATTTCAAAAGAACGGGCAAATGGTTGAATGTTGAGAAGACTATGGACATAAACTGCAGCAGCCTTTGATTGGTCAATGGAAGACTCAGTAGCTACAATGACCATATCAATGGCCTTCTTGTCGTCGTCAGTTAAAATGTCAGCGGCTGCGTCAGATGCAAGTGTCACGATATCTTCTGTAATTGGTGTAATGCTGGTTGCATCAAGCATCAGCCCCTTGCTGAATTTTTCAGGATCCACCCCTCGAGCAAGAGCAAGATCCGCCATGTTTAGAACATATTGACTGGTCGCAAACCCAATCTTGTCAATTCCAATAGACATATGATGTTTCCTTTTATTCTTCATTGTAAAGTATCCAGAGGATACTAATATATAGTGATTTTACCATAAAAAAGAGCTTTCGCCTTGAAAAAAACTCTGATAGTTAGTAACACTTTATTTTTTGATATGAACTAGAGGATTTCAAAAGATGTAGTTTTGGTAATCCCATAGCTTTTAGTTCTCATTTGCACCAGAATAAGGTAAAATAAAAATGAAAAGCAACATTATTTACAGCTATAATTAGATAAGCAAAGTTATTTCCATCTATATGTTACGAGTATTAAGTGAGACTTTGTTTTCAATGGAATAAAGAGGAAAATCATGACGAAAGCAGACACTATTTTTAAAGAAAATATCACTAAAATCATGGAAGAGGGAGTTTGGTCAGAGCAAGCACGTCCTAAATACAAGGATGGCACAACAGCCAATTCCAAATACATCACAGGGTCTTTTGCAGAATATGATTTGAGCAAGGGAGAGTTTCCAATTACGACTCTGCGTCCCATTGCTATCAAATCTGCCATCAAAGAAGTGTTCTGGATCTATCAAGACCAGACAAATAGCCTAGATGTGCTTGAAGATAAGTATAATGTTCATTATTGGAATGACTGGGAAGTTGAAGGCGTCCCTGCTAATAATGGGGACAAGCGTTCAATCGGTCAGCGTTATGGGGCAGTCGTTAAGAAGCACGATATTATTAATCGTTTGTTAGCACAGTTAGAAGCCAATCCTTGGAATCGCCGTAATGTCATTTCCCTTTGGGATTACGAGGCCTTCGAGGAGACAGCTGGACTTCAGCCTTGCGCCTTCCAGACCATGTTTGATGTTCGTCGTGTGGGTGAGGACGTTTATTTGGATGCCACTTTGACGCAGCGCTCAAACGATATGTTGGTGGCCCATCACATTAATGCTATGCAGTATGTGGCACTTCAGATGATGATTGCCAAGCATTTTGGTTGGAAAGTTGGTAAATTCTTTTATTTCATCAACAACCTCCATATCTATGACAATCAATTTGAACAAGCTGAGGAACTCCTCAAGCGTCAGCCGTCTGATTGTCAACCACGCTTGGTCCTCAATGTTCCTGATGAAACTAATTTCTTTGATATCAAACCAGAAGATTTTGAATTGGTGGACTATTATCCTGTTAAACCTCAACTCAAATTTGACTTAGCAATTTAATAAATGCTTATGATTTAAGCCCATAAAGAGCTGGCAAAGTTTTTCCAAGCTCTTTTTGTCTTTTTTTGTTAGAATGGATTGTAAACTTATAAAGAAAAGGAAATACCGTGTCTAAACAAATCATTGCTATTTGGGCGGAAGCTCGTAACCATGTTATTGGGAAGAATCACACCATGCCGTGGCACTTGCCTGCTGAACTGGCACATTTCAAGAAAACGACCATGGGTTCAGCAATTCTTATGGGACGTGTGACCTTTGATGGCATGAACCGTCGTTGCCTCCCAGGACGTGAAACCTTAATTCTAACACGAGACAAGGACTTCGACTGTGAGGAAGTAACGACCGTTACGAGTGTTGAGGAAGCTCTAGCTTGGTTTGAACAGCAAGATAAGGATCTCTATATTGCTGGTGGTGCTAGTGTCTACAAGGCTTTTGATGGACATTATGATATGCTCATCAAAACAACTATTGAGGCTGATTTAGAGGGAGACACATATTTTCCACAACTAGATACGACGGCATTTAAAGAGGTATCGCGTGACCGCGTGCCCAAGAATGAAAAAAATGCCTATGACTTTAGTATAAGTCGCTATGAAAAAGAAGGGGACTAGGTTCATGCAACGTAGTGTTTTTGGATTATTTACTGCAT
This region of Streptococcus thermophilus genomic DNA includes:
- a CDS encoding PspC domain-containing protein; this translates as MIRKYGGKSYKKELRRDSNNKIIAGVCSGIANYLDIDPVIIRLIWAVAIFLLGIGFPFYIIC
- the trhA gene encoding PAQR family membrane homeostasis protein TrhA; translation: MSNTATFNTSQNLKLSKKLSFGEEVANSVTHAVGAIAMLVLLPITAVHANNGYGMTAAVGMSVFVISLFLMFLSSAIYHAMDYNSPHKMVLRIIDHSMIYIAIAGSYTPVALSLVGGWLGYSIIILQWGTTIFGILYKIFAKKINEKFSLFLYLMMGWLVIFIIPAIVTKTGPAFWGLMLAGGLSYTVGAAFYAKKKTYFHMIWHLFIMLASTLQYMGIVYFMLP
- a CDS encoding hydroxymethylglutaryl-CoA reductase, degradative — encoded protein: MTKLSWTGFSKKTLQERKEHLKNNALLSQENQDLLDNDQQLTLETANQMAENVIGRFTLPFAICPDVLVDGVTYQVPMVTEEPSVVAAASYASKLIKRSGGFTTKIHDRQMIGQVALFDVPDKATAASKIQAASQKLIDIAKEAYPSIVKRGGGPRKLWTETKGDFLIVYLAVDTQEAMGANMVNTMMEALVPELENLSEGQSLMAILSNLATESLVTATCRLNTRFLSRNKAEAHNFAKKMELASQLAQVDPYRAATHNKGIFNGIDALVIATGNDWRAVEAGCHAYASKDGSYRGLSTWTYNQETKELVGELTLPMPIATRGGSIGLNPSVSIAHDLLNHPDARTLAGIIVSLGLVQNLAALKALTSTGIQAGHMKLQAKSLALLAGANPEEMPHVLSELLKAKHMNQETAQAILEKLRNP
- a CDS encoding hydroxymethylglutaryl-CoA synthase; translation: MSIGIDKIGFATSQYVLNMADLALARGVDPEKFSKGLMLDATSITPITEDIVTLASDAAADILTDDDKKAIDMVIVATESSIDQSKAAAVYVHSLLNIQPFARSFEMKEACYAATAGLNYAKLHVAAHPNSKVLVIASDIARYGVGSSGESTQGAGAVAMLVSQNPRILELADDNVAQTRDVMDFWRPNYSSTPFVQGIYSNKQYLDSLKTTWVAYQERHQVDFADFAAFCLHLPYPKLALKGLNKIIPKDLNPENKERLTSNFEASITYSRQIGNIYTGSLYLGLLSLLEQSQNLKTGDKIGFFSYGSGAVSEIFSGRLVEGYKDMLRSDRLDIFAQRHNLSVADYEQLFYEEVQLDDTGSTQFNTYQTGPFRLTEISEHQRIYKGNQND
- a CDS encoding thymidylate synthase, translating into MTKADTIFKENITKIMEEGVWSEQARPKYKDGTTANSKYITGSFAEYDLSKGEFPITTLRPIAIKSAIKEVFWIYQDQTNSLDVLEDKYNVHYWNDWEVEGVPANNGDKRSIGQRYGAVVKKHDIINRLLAQLEANPWNRRNVISLWDYEAFEETAGLQPCAFQTMFDVRRVGEDVYLDATLTQRSNDMLVAHHINAMQYVALQMMIAKHFGWKVGKFFYFINNLHIYDNQFEQAEELLKRQPSDCQPRLVLNVPDETNFFDIKPEDFELVDYYPVKPQLKFDLAI
- a CDS encoding dihydrofolate reductase, with amino-acid sequence MSKQIIAIWAEARNHVIGKNHTMPWHLPAELAHFKKTTMGSAILMGRVTFDGMNRRCLPGRETLILTRDKDFDCEEVTTVTSVEEALAWFEQQDKDLYIAGGASVYKAFDGHYDMLIKTTIEADLEGDTYFPQLDTTAFKEVSRDRVPKNEKNAYDFSISRYEKEGD